A window from Kovacikia minuta CCNUW1 encodes these proteins:
- the ctpB gene encoding carboxyl-terminal processing protease CtpB, whose protein sequence is MNGTIKRPSLFHFALFTGAILATSTVSLLGPASSSVQAALQDSPKAIVDEAWQIVNREYVDGSFNRTDWQATRQALLSKDYTNKEQAYAALKAALEKLNDPYTRFMDPKQYDALSNQTAGELSGVGIRLEVNDQTKILTVVEPIDNSPAFKAGVQSGDRILAINGKNTKGMTVDDASTLIRGDVGTKVMLEIGRDGKGSFPLALTRARIELPTVRYSVKEEGNKRIGYIRLNEFSAHAADQMRRAIQDLQTKKVEGFVLDLRGNPGGLLQSSIEISRMWLDKGDIVRTVDRKGNSEEISANRTAITKLPLVVLVDGNSASSSEILTGALKDNGRAKIVGSQTFGKALVQSVHSLADGSGLAVTIAHYYTPNGTDISHKGIAPDVKIDLTDGDRQKLSSNPKLFATKDDPQYAQAIVVLEKATAARPAPILGTQQVSTRQEKGRLDTP, encoded by the coding sequence ATGAACGGAACCATTAAGCGCCCTTCTCTCTTCCATTTCGCCCTGTTTACGGGAGCGATCCTTGCCACTTCCACGGTTTCTCTGCTTGGCCCCGCTTCGAGTAGCGTTCAGGCCGCTCTCCAGGACAGCCCCAAGGCGATCGTGGATGAAGCCTGGCAAATCGTGAACCGGGAATATGTCGATGGCAGTTTTAACCGAACTGACTGGCAGGCAACCCGGCAGGCATTATTAAGCAAAGACTATACGAATAAAGAGCAGGCGTATGCAGCATTGAAGGCGGCGTTAGAAAAGCTCAACGATCCCTACACGCGCTTCATGGACCCGAAACAGTACGATGCCCTGAGTAACCAGACTGCTGGTGAACTCTCAGGCGTGGGGATTCGCTTGGAAGTCAACGATCAGACAAAAATTCTGACCGTGGTTGAACCGATCGATAATTCTCCCGCCTTTAAAGCCGGTGTGCAGTCGGGCGATCGCATTCTGGCAATCAATGGCAAAAACACCAAAGGGATGACGGTTGATGATGCTTCTACCCTGATTCGAGGGGATGTTGGCACCAAAGTAATGCTAGAAATCGGGCGGGATGGCAAAGGCAGTTTCCCCCTGGCATTGACCCGTGCCCGAATTGAACTTCCAACCGTGCGCTATTCCGTTAAAGAAGAGGGGAATAAACGGATTGGATATATTCGGTTAAACGAATTCAGTGCCCACGCAGCCGACCAGATGCGGCGGGCAATTCAGGATTTACAAACGAAGAAGGTGGAAGGGTTTGTGTTAGACCTGCGGGGTAATCCTGGCGGGCTGTTGCAATCCAGTATTGAAATCAGTCGCATGTGGCTGGATAAAGGGGATATCGTCCGCACGGTCGATCGCAAGGGTAACAGCGAGGAAATCAGCGCCAATCGGACTGCTATCACCAAGTTGCCGTTGGTGGTTCTGGTAGATGGCAACTCCGCCAGCTCCAGCGAGATCTTGACCGGAGCGTTAAAGGATAATGGGCGGGCAAAGATTGTTGGCAGCCAGACCTTCGGTAAAGCACTGGTGCAGTCCGTGCATTCCCTGGCGGATGGGTCAGGATTGGCAGTCACGATTGCCCACTACTACACGCCCAATGGCACCGATATCAGCCACAAAGGAATCGCTCCCGATGTCAAAATAGACCTGACCGATGGCGATCGCCAAAAGTTGTCATCCAATCCCAAACTGTTTGCAACCAAGGATGATCCCCAGTATGCCCAAGCGATCGTCGTGTTGGAGAAAGCGACTGCGGCACGACCTGCCCCCATTCTGGGAACTCAGCAAGTTAGTACCCGCCAGGAAAAGGGTCGGTTAGATACGCCCTAG
- a CDS encoding L,D-transpeptidase, which produces MLYRSVRFVCTLLTVGILLPGAIASAQDTRIQPANPTSEDTPPPVSPAGDLTTPPLIPAGDATPPPANPVDGSTVSPANPPDAPVVPPVSPPPDIHSQPGNVIVLPKPPFQNPLQETAPSGSQTNPASSPKPDSPASSESQAEAMRLEIRLSRRRVLLYKGNKVIKSYPIAIGRPGLGNATRNLPGGAEDQRPNLDSPFAKGGGHSRW; this is translated from the coding sequence TTTTGCTTCCCGGAGCGATCGCCTCAGCACAGGACACGCGCATTCAGCCAGCCAATCCGACATCTGAGGACACCCCTCCCCCTGTCAGCCCCGCTGGTGACTTAACCACTCCACCCCTGATTCCCGCTGGTGATGCCACCCCTCCCCCTGCCAATCCTGTGGATGGTTCGACCGTATCGCCTGCCAATCCGCCGGATGCTCCCGTTGTACCACCTGTCAGCCCCCCGCCTGATATCCACAGCCAACCGGGAAATGTGATTGTCTTACCCAAGCCACCTTTCCAGAATCCGCTGCAAGAAACTGCTCCATCCGGTTCTCAAACCAACCCAGCGTCTTCCCCCAAACCCGATTCTCCAGCAAGCTCAGAGTCTCAAGCGGAAGCAATGCGCTTAGAAATTCGATTGAGCCGTCGTCGGGTGCTTTTGTATAAAGGCAACAAAGTGATCAAGAGTTACCCGATCGCGATCGGTCGTCCCGGGCTGGGAAACGCCACAAGGAACCTACCAGGTGGTGCAGAAGATCAGAGACCCAATTTGGATTCACCCTTTGCAAAAGGGGGTGGTCATTCCAGGTGGTGA
- a CDS encoding IS110 family RNA-guided transposase, protein MTPEKIWVGIDVSKETLDVYILPQGLSLQLPNSEAGVQSLIEQLQEMSVHLVVLESTGGLERTVVVGLHNATIAVAVVNPRKVKGFAIALGKAKTDRIDAEVIARFAQSVNLQPQAVVAPIAQQLSDLMHRRQQLVEIQVAEKNRLARASQTVQPDIEEHLKHLAQRLDALNEQIQTLGQQQADWQRKDQILQSVKGIGPLTAALCLVELPELGKLNEKQIARLVGVAPLNQDSGKHKGKRRISGGRTRVRCGLYMAVLVATRHNPVIRDFYQRLLSKGKPKPVALVACIRKLLVILNAMIRDNTLWQTPA, encoded by the coding sequence ATGACACCTGAAAAGATATGGGTTGGGATTGATGTCAGTAAAGAGACACTGGATGTGTACATCCTGCCGCAGGGGTTGAGCTTACAGTTGCCCAACAGCGAGGCAGGAGTGCAAAGCCTGATTGAACAACTTCAAGAAATGTCAGTGCACTTAGTGGTGCTCGAATCGACGGGTGGATTGGAACGAACCGTTGTTGTGGGATTGCACAACGCTACGATTGCTGTTGCCGTCGTCAACCCTCGAAAAGTCAAGGGATTCGCCATTGCTTTAGGCAAAGCGAAGACCGACAGAATTGATGCCGAAGTCATTGCTCGCTTTGCTCAAAGTGTGAACCTGCAACCGCAAGCCGTCGTTGCCCCAATCGCACAACAACTCAGTGACCTGATGCACCGCCGTCAGCAATTGGTCGAAATCCAAGTGGCAGAGAAGAATCGCTTAGCGCGTGCCTCACAAACCGTGCAACCCGACATCGAAGAGCATCTCAAACACTTAGCGCAACGCCTCGATGCCTTGAATGAGCAGATTCAAACTCTCGGTCAACAGCAAGCCGATTGGCAACGCAAAGACCAGATTTTGCAATCGGTGAAGGGCATTGGTCCCCTCACTGCCGCTCTGTGTTTGGTGGAACTTCCCGAACTCGGCAAGCTCAACGAAAAACAGATTGCTCGTTTGGTCGGCGTCGCGCCCCTCAACCAGGACAGTGGCAAACACAAAGGCAAACGCAGGATTTCTGGAGGACGCACTCGCGTTCGTTGTGGGTTGTATATGGCAGTTCTGGTTGCCACTCGTCACAACCCTGTCATTCGAGACTTCTATCAACGCTTGCTCTCAAAAGGCAAACCTAAACCTGTTGCCCTCGTTGCCTGTATCCGCAAGCTTCTGGTCATTCTCAATGCCATGATTCGCGACAACACGCTCTGGCAAACTCCTGCTTAG
- a CDS encoding acetylserotonin O-methyltransferase, with translation MQTNTLSPNATSSESPQAVNTVPPQMVLMQMVTAYWVSQSIYAAAKLGIADQLKLGPQHCDQLAVTTGCDRTALYRLLRALASVGIFAETEPGYFCLTPLGDYLRSDMPGSVRDASIMVGDPEHYNAWGNILHSVKTGESAFENLFGMNIFQYYAQNPEPAAVFDRAMTSFSSTEIAGVVAAYDFSPIRKLVDVAGGHGSFLFSILKANPHLEGILFDQAEVIDRAQSLIGSEPLLNRCQLAAGDFFEAVPAGADAYILKHIIHDWDDERAIAILKQCHRAMTADGRVLVVEQVIPPGNEPFLGKLLDVNMLVMCPGGKERTAAEYQQIFAAAGFKLTRIVPTETFVSVVEGVRL, from the coding sequence ATGCAAACGAACACCCTGTCTCCTAACGCAACCAGCTCCGAATCCCCGCAAGCGGTCAATACCGTTCCACCACAAATGGTGCTGATGCAAATGGTAACTGCTTATTGGGTTTCCCAGTCAATTTATGCCGCTGCCAAGTTGGGAATTGCCGATCAGTTGAAGCTGGGTCCCCAACATTGTGATCAACTGGCAGTGACAACTGGCTGCGATCGCACCGCACTGTACCGCCTGCTGCGGGCACTGGCAAGTGTGGGAATTTTCGCTGAAACGGAACCCGGTTATTTTTGCCTGACACCTCTAGGAGACTACCTTAGAAGCGATATGCCTGGTTCTGTGCGTGATGCCTCCATCATGGTGGGAGACCCGGAGCACTACAACGCGTGGGGTAATATTCTGCACAGCGTTAAGACGGGTGAGAGTGCCTTCGAGAATCTGTTTGGCATGAATATCTTCCAGTACTACGCCCAAAATCCAGAGCCAGCGGCTGTTTTTGACCGGGCAATGACCAGTTTTTCTAGCACGGAAATTGCTGGGGTTGTTGCCGCCTACGACTTTTCTCCGATTCGCAAACTGGTGGATGTTGCCGGAGGACACGGCAGTTTCCTGTTTTCTATCCTGAAAGCTAATCCTCACCTGGAAGGGATTCTGTTTGATCAGGCGGAGGTGATCGATCGCGCCCAATCCCTGATTGGTTCGGAACCACTCCTGAACCGCTGCCAACTGGCTGCCGGGGATTTCTTTGAAGCGGTGCCTGCTGGAGCCGATGCGTATATCCTCAAGCACATCATTCATGATTGGGATGACGAACGGGCGATCGCCATTCTCAAGCAGTGCCACCGCGCCATGACCGCGGACGGCAGAGTGCTGGTTGTTGAACAGGTTATTCCCCCTGGCAATGAACCATTTTTGGGCAAGTTGCTGGACGTGAATATGCTGGTCATGTGTCCCGGCGGCAAAGAACGAACTGCCGCAGAATATCAGCAGATTTTTGCTGCTGCCGGATTCAAACTGACCCGCATCGTCCCAACTGAAACCTTTGTCAGTGTCGTTGAAGGTGTGCGCTTGTAG
- a CDS encoding GAF domain-containing protein has protein sequence MNPKQWTKLRECCRDDAAFEQLQEILAAERRSVESLQEQVTRSQQTTERESSIIRVLGKLGQSIIDQVRQSRNFDRTLQAMLHEVRIFLNTDRVVIYRFNPDWSGEFISESVDDRWTPLLEEQQQNPVLGQNISDCQLKYLLPEGLSYTDSHLQATKGESLQSRESFIVQDIYKANFSDCYIQLLESLEAKAYVSVPISMGGKLWGLLTTYQNTGSRCWQALEVSLLTQVGNQLGAALQLADSIQEVQLQAERRQLIANIADRIRKPLDIQTILNTTAEDARHLFNADRVAVYRFNPDWNGEFIAESVADGWVHLVETNVTKIWEDTYLQETQGGRYQNNETFAVEDIYTVGHRECHIELLEQFQTRAYAIAPIFTGKNLWGLLAVYQNGAPRSWQPAEVDLLAQIGIQLGVALQQAELFANLHQEVAERQQAEQQVRQLNQNLHQRNAELEVVNQELEAFAYSVSHDLRAPLRSIDGFSQAILEDYTACLDETGQDYLRRIRSATQRMGQLIDDLLTLSRVTRSELRQETVNLSALAQAIATDLHQSDPSRAVEFAIQENLIDTGDPRLLRVVLINLLDNAWKFTSKKATARIEFNVTIQEDGKKIYFAKDDGSGFDMAYADKLFGPFQRLHSMSEFPGNGIGLATIQRIIHRHGGRVWAEGILGQGATFYFTLQ, from the coding sequence ATGAATCCGAAACAATGGACCAAGTTACGGGAATGTTGCCGGGATGATGCAGCCTTTGAGCAATTGCAGGAAATTTTGGCTGCTGAGCGCAGAAGTGTGGAATCGCTTCAGGAGCAGGTTACCCGATCGCAACAAACAACGGAACGGGAAAGTAGCATCATTCGCGTACTTGGCAAATTGGGGCAGTCGATTATTGACCAGGTTCGTCAATCGCGTAATTTTGACCGCACCTTACAGGCAATGCTGCATGAGGTGCGAATTTTTTTGAATACCGATCGGGTCGTCATTTACCGCTTTAACCCGGATTGGAGTGGTGAATTTATCAGTGAATCGGTGGACGATCGCTGGACTCCCCTGCTCGAAGAACAGCAACAAAACCCGGTTTTGGGGCAAAACATCAGTGATTGTCAATTGAAATACCTGCTTCCTGAGGGTTTGAGCTATACCGACTCCCATTTACAAGCCACAAAGGGAGAATCGCTTCAAAGTCGGGAAAGCTTTATTGTTCAAGATATTTACAAGGCAAACTTTTCTGATTGCTACATCCAGCTGTTGGAGAGCCTTGAAGCAAAAGCTTATGTGAGTGTGCCTATTTCTATGGGGGGTAAACTGTGGGGTTTACTGACAACCTATCAAAATACTGGGTCTCGTTGCTGGCAAGCGTTAGAAGTTAGCTTATTAACTCAAGTCGGCAATCAACTTGGGGCAGCATTGCAACTGGCAGACTCGATCCAGGAAGTTCAACTTCAGGCAGAACGCAGACAATTGATTGCCAATATTGCCGATCGCATCCGTAAACCGCTTGATATTCAGACCATTCTCAACACTACCGCGGAGGATGCTCGTCATCTCTTTAATGCAGACCGGGTGGCAGTCTACCGCTTTAATCCAGACTGGAATGGGGAATTTATCGCTGAGTCTGTGGCTGATGGGTGGGTGCATCTAGTAGAAACCAACGTGACCAAAATTTGGGAAGATACCTATCTTCAGGAAACCCAGGGTGGACGTTACCAAAACAATGAAACCTTTGCCGTAGAGGACATCTACACCGTGGGGCATCGTGAATGCCATATTGAACTGCTGGAGCAATTTCAAACGAGGGCTTATGCGATCGCTCCCATCTTTACCGGAAAAAACCTTTGGGGATTACTCGCTGTTTACCAAAATGGTGCCCCCCGCTCCTGGCAACCCGCAGAAGTTGATTTGTTAGCTCAAATTGGCATCCAGCTCGGAGTTGCCCTCCAACAGGCAGAACTCTTTGCCAACCTGCACCAAGAAGTTGCTGAACGCCAGCAGGCAGAACAACAGGTCAGACAACTCAACCAGAATTTGCACCAGCGCAATGCCGAGTTAGAGGTGGTCAACCAGGAACTGGAAGCCTTTGCCTACTCCGTTTCCCATGACCTGCGGGCACCTTTGCGCAGCATCGATGGTTTCAGTCAGGCCATCCTGGAAGACTACACAGCCTGCCTGGATGAAACCGGACAGGACTATCTCCGGCGAATTCGGTCAGCAACTCAACGGATGGGTCAGTTAATTGACGATCTGCTTACCCTCTCGCGGGTAACCCGGAGCGAACTTCGGCAGGAAACGGTCAACCTAAGCGCTCTGGCACAGGCGATCGCGACTGACCTACACCAATCGGACCCGTCTCGCGCCGTAGAATTCGCCATTCAAGAGAACCTAATTGACACAGGAGATCCGCGCTTACTGCGGGTTGTACTGATAAACTTATTAGACAATGCCTGGAAATTCACCTCCAAGAAAGCAACAGCACGAATCGAATTTAATGTTACGATTCAAGAAGACGGTAAAAAAATATACTTCGCCAAAGATGATGGTTCGGGGTTTGATATGGCTTATGCCGACAAACTGTTTGGTCCATTCCAGCGTCTGCATTCAATGAGCGAGTTCCCTGGAAATGGGATTGGGCTGGCAACGATTCAGCGCATTATTCATCGTCACGGTGGTCGGGTTTGGGCGGAGGGTATCCTGGGGCAGGGAGCCACCTTTTATTTCACATTGCAATAA
- a CDS encoding L,D-transpeptidase — MVQKIRDPIWIHPLQKGVVIPGGDPENPLGRYWIGFWTDGKNWIGFHGTPNPKSVGRPASHGCVRMYNKDIEDLFKQVSLGTVVKVVQ, encoded by the coding sequence GTGGTGCAGAAGATCAGAGACCCAATTTGGATTCACCCTTTGCAAAAGGGGGTGGTCATTCCAGGTGGTGATCCTGAAAATCCCCTGGGGCGTTACTGGATAGGGTTCTGGACGGACGGCAAAAACTGGATCGGGTTTCACGGCACTCCCAATCCCAAATCGGTTGGTAGACCTGCTTCCCACGGCTGTGTGCGGATGTACAACAAGGATATTGAAGATCTGTTCAAACAAGTTAGTTTGGGCACTGTGGTTAAGGTCGTTCAGTAG
- a CDS encoding sensor histidine kinase, whose amino-acid sequence MERIQASARHMTQLLDDVLFLGKTAAAKQEFKPSAIDLVQFCGELLEEVQLAWNADRKIHFICPDSCISARMDTGLLRHIFTNLLSNAIKYSAPDTVIRFELTHDQELAVFQIQDQGLGISEEDQQHLFESFHRGGNVGKIPGTGLGLAIVQQSTQLHRGTVAVKSQVGVGTTFTVKLPIYSEG is encoded by the coding sequence TTGGAGCGCATCCAGGCGTCTGCCAGGCACATGACCCAGTTACTCGACGATGTTTTGTTTTTAGGAAAAACGGCAGCAGCGAAGCAAGAATTTAAACCCTCCGCCATCGATCTGGTTCAGTTCTGTGGGGAATTATTAGAAGAGGTGCAATTGGCATGGAATGCCGATCGCAAAATTCACTTCATTTGTCCCGACTCCTGCATTTCTGCCCGTATGGATACAGGATTATTACGCCATATTTTCACCAATCTGCTCTCAAATGCAATCAAATATTCCGCTCCTGACACGGTGATCCGCTTTGAACTAACGCACGACCAGGAATTAGCTGTTTTCCAGATCCAGGACCAGGGATTAGGGATTTCTGAGGAAGATCAACAGCATCTGTTTGAATCCTTCCATCGGGGTGGGAACGTGGGTAAAATTCCTGGCACCGGCTTAGGCTTGGCAATTGTCCAACAATCAACTCAACTCCACAGAGGCACAGTTGCTGTCAAAAGTCAGGTTGGCGTTGGCACCACATTTACAGTGAAACTGCCGATATATAGTGAAGGGTGA
- a CDS encoding response regulator, with amino-acid sequence MNGRSILLVEDNPDDEALAIRALQRSHITNEIVVVHDGVEALDYLFGTGAYADRDMTIQPTVILLDLKLPRLDGIEVLRRLRSNESTKLLPVVILTTSEEEQDLLNSYSLGCNSYVRKPVDFVQFSQAVQQLGMYWLLLNEPPPHRG; translated from the coding sequence ATGAACGGCCGATCGATCCTTCTTGTAGAAGACAATCCAGACGACGAAGCACTGGCAATTCGTGCTTTACAGCGGAGCCATATCACCAATGAGATTGTGGTTGTCCACGACGGTGTAGAAGCATTGGACTATCTATTTGGTACAGGAGCCTATGCAGACCGGGATATGACCATTCAACCAACGGTCATTTTGCTTGATTTGAAGCTACCCCGCTTAGATGGAATCGAAGTTTTGCGCCGCCTGCGCAGCAATGAAAGCACCAAGCTCCTCCCGGTTGTGATTCTTACCACATCGGAAGAAGAACAGGATCTATTGAACAGCTATAGCCTTGGATGCAACAGCTATGTGCGAAAACCTGTGGATTTTGTTCAGTTTTCCCAGGCAGTTCAGCAACTTGGAATGTACTGGCTACTACTGAATGAACCCCCACCCCATAGAGGCTAG
- the alr gene encoding alanine racemase, with the protein MLSWDQSPSLALMRQERAWVEVNPAAIAHNVRQIRSLLSNRTELMAVVKADAYGHGAITVAQTALQAGATWLGVATIPEGIELREAGIDAPILVLGAHHMPEQIRAIARWQLQPTLCTPRQALIFSEVMGELGDRDPLAVHLKLDTGMSRLGTLWQEAAEFAQLVQGLPSLRIASVYSHLATAEAPDQTVAKQQQQRFETAVAQIQALGIIPPRLHLANSAATLTDSTLHYDMVRAGLALYGLYPASHLNRVVNLKPALQVKARVTQVKTIQPGVGVSYGHRFVSDRETQIAVVGIGYADGVPRNLSNKISVLVRGQRVPQIGAVTMDQLMIDVSTIADLREGEVVTLLGRDGDQFISADDWANTLGTISWEILCDFKHRLPRIAVSQPLGDRTLEFNV; encoded by the coding sequence ATGTTGAGTTGGGATCAGAGTCCGAGTCTTGCCCTGATGCGTCAGGAACGGGCATGGGTTGAGGTAAACCCGGCAGCGATCGCCCATAATGTGCGACAAATTCGCAGTCTGTTGTCTAACCGGACGGAGTTGATGGCAGTTGTCAAAGCAGATGCCTACGGGCATGGAGCCATAACAGTTGCCCAGACGGCATTGCAAGCGGGCGCAACCTGGCTGGGAGTTGCCACCATTCCAGAGGGGATTGAACTGCGGGAAGCCGGGATCGACGCCCCCATCCTCGTGCTGGGGGCACATCACATGCCAGAACAGATTCGGGCGATCGCTCGTTGGCAACTGCAACCGACGCTCTGTACTCCCCGGCAAGCCCTGATTTTTTCAGAGGTGATGGGGGAATTGGGCGATCGTGATCCCCTGGCAGTTCACCTTAAATTAGACACGGGCATGTCCCGGTTGGGGACATTGTGGCAGGAAGCAGCGGAGTTTGCCCAGTTGGTTCAGGGACTGCCCAGTTTGAGAATTGCCAGCGTTTACTCCCATTTGGCAACTGCGGAAGCCCCAGATCAAACGGTTGCCAAACAGCAGCAGCAACGATTTGAAACGGCTGTGGCTCAGATTCAAGCGTTGGGAATCATTCCACCCCGTTTGCACCTGGCAAATTCTGCCGCAACCCTGACTGATTCTACCCTTCACTACGACATGGTGAGAGCGGGTTTAGCCCTTTATGGGCTGTATCCAGCCAGTCACCTAAACAGGGTGGTCAACCTTAAACCTGCGCTTCAAGTAAAGGCGCGGGTCACTCAGGTGAAAACGATCCAACCAGGCGTTGGCGTTAGCTATGGGCATCGGTTTGTGTCCGATCGGGAAACTCAGATTGCTGTGGTCGGGATTGGCTATGCCGATGGGGTGCCCCGTAATCTTTCTAATAAGATCAGCGTTTTGGTGAGAGGTCAGCGGGTGCCCCAAATTGGTGCAGTCACAATGGATCAACTGATGATTGACGTAAGCACGATCGCCGATTTGCGTGAAGGCGAAGTAGTGACGTTGTTGGGACGGGATGGGGACCAATTCATTTCGGCTGATGATTGGGCAAATACTCTGGGCACCATTTCCTGGGAAATCCTTTGCGACTTCAAGCATCGCCTGCCCCGAATCGCCGTCAGCCAGCCCCTGGGCGATCGCACCCTTGAATTTAACGTTTGA
- a CDS encoding PAS domain S-box protein has translation MSLALCVLIVEDSENDALLMVRELQRNGYTLTYDRVDTPSAMAAALDRQSWDVILADYNLPHFSAPEALKLLQKKNLDLPFIIVSGSIGEHIAVAAMKAGAHDYLMKGNLARLVPAIEREIREAEERNKRRTAEQALRASEERFRSLIENALDIITVVGGNGTVRYISPSIERVLGYKPEDFIGRDAFQSIHPDDLQSILTTFNTAIQTPGRTISVEFRFRHQDGTWHVLEAVGKQFVEPGGEDSLVINARDITERKQVEEARKALQKEKELNDLKSRFVSMVSHEFRTPLKCHRPVGKTPGTLF, from the coding sequence ATGAGCCTCGCACTATGTGTGCTAATCGTCGAAGACTCTGAAAACGATGCCCTCCTGATGGTCAGAGAACTGCAACGGAATGGCTATACTCTGACCTACGACCGTGTAGACACGCCTAGCGCAATGGCAGCCGCCCTCGATCGCCAGTCCTGGGATGTGATCCTTGCCGACTATAACCTGCCCCACTTTAGTGCCCCAGAAGCCCTCAAGCTGCTCCAAAAAAAGAATTTAGATCTCCCGTTTATCATTGTTTCGGGCAGCATTGGGGAACATATTGCGGTCGCTGCGATGAAAGCAGGTGCCCACGATTACCTGATGAAAGGAAATCTGGCGCGGTTGGTACCCGCGATCGAGCGGGAAATCCGCGAGGCAGAGGAACGCAACAAACGCCGGACCGCCGAACAGGCGCTACGGGCAAGTGAAGAACGGTTCCGATCGCTGATTGAAAATGCCCTGGATATCATTACAGTTGTGGGTGGAAATGGCACTGTGCGCTACATCAGCCCTTCCATCGAACGCGTCTTAGGTTACAAACCAGAAGATTTTATCGGTCGGGATGCATTTCAGTCCATTCATCCCGATGATCTTCAGTCGATTTTAACCACCTTTAATACAGCCATTCAAACCCCTGGACGAACCATCTCTGTCGAATTTCGGTTTCGCCACCAGGATGGCACCTGGCATGTACTGGAAGCGGTCGGCAAGCAATTTGTGGAGCCTGGCGGTGAGGATAGCTTAGTCATTAACGCCAGGGACATTACAGAACGAAAGCAGGTTGAAGAAGCACGCAAAGCCCTCCAAAAGGAAAAGGAGCTCAATGACCTCAAATCGCGGTTTGTGTCGATGGTATCCCACGAATTTCGTACCCCTCTGAAGTGTCATCGTCCTGTCGGCAAGACTCCTGGAACGCTTTTTTGA
- the thiS gene encoding sulfur carrier protein ThiS: protein MSDQIALQVNGESKTCPANISLPEFLETLGMNPRMVAVEYNGEILHRQFWEKTELKAGDRLEIVTIVGGG from the coding sequence ATGTCTGACCAAATTGCGCTTCAAGTGAATGGTGAATCGAAAACCTGTCCTGCCAACATCTCCTTACCCGAATTTCTAGAAACCTTGGGCATGAATCCTCGCATGGTAGCAGTGGAGTATAACGGGGAGATTCTGCATCGCCAGTTTTGGGAAAAAACGGAGCTGAAAGCGGGCGATCGCCTGGAAATTGTCACCATTGTGGGTGGTGGATGA